A window of the Besnoitia besnoiti strain Bb-Ger1 chromosome VI, whole genome shotgun sequence genome harbors these coding sequences:
- a CDS encoding hypothetical protein (encoded by transcript BESB_064490), with product MKDTLVLFIAFHVVNCGKALANDDAISGENPHDDGIPNFHHLGPTLLGTQGTPFTILPPLWIPGGSDQLAHMPYLFPDSAQGDPAGSSRSTRRAQKQGKRPGTRTLKLAATLALVAAFGTEVANYYDRNNEGVVTDLEYDERMSAATRTIGAARLAALVFAAVGGARYMKDMMKLWWRKRF from the coding sequence ATGAAGGACACACTGGTCTTATTCATCGCATTTCATGTCGTGAACTGCGGTAAGGCGCTGGCGAATGATGACGCTATTTCTGGAGAGAATCCACATGACGACGGGATACCGAATTTCCACCATTTGGGACCCACATTACTGGGTACCCAAGGCACACCATTCACGATACTGCCTCCACTCTGGATTCCGGGTGGCTCTGATCAACTCGCCCACATGCCGTACTTATTTCCCGATAGCGCACAGGGAGATCCGGCAGGATCTTCTCGAAGCACCAGAAGAGCGCAGAAGCAAGGAAAGAGACCGGGTACGAGAACGCTGAAACTTGCGGCGACGTTAGCTCTGGTGGCGGCATTTGGTACCGAGGTAGCTAATTATTACGATAGGAACAATGAGGGCGTGGTAACCGATCTTGAGTACGACGAAAGGATGTCTGCGGCTACAAGAACTATCGGCGCCGCTCGTCTGGCTGCCCTGGTGTTTGCCGCTGTTGGTGGAGCACGCTATATGAAAGACATGATGAAGTTGTGGTGGCGTAAAAGGTTCTGA
- a CDS encoding subtilisin SUB3 (encoded by transcript BESB_064500): MFCERFLPLYVGSRKPPHMYCNDGKCVGIRQRTIMQWSVIFLVLCSWVTVLATGARESAASEARAKETPASAPSTGTAVLAHDTLTSNIAADQDDIDKSYYSTTPTDARVSEVPDVGTGESPLDADEAPNPKKVASQIRFLRGARKTSRRVVLSYALSGCPPEKLEVGRAPERQPSLYGQEASNRTVNLLKDRISSLLHAKQTRKEVESVHSKPREEILGYGQDHHVSLRVTVEMETRYLSSLQMEVIKTIPEGVTDDEVISIARDLPCVEKAYHDSLKFSEQYLRRPGAANSDKSTVEAEGVPFLHQLHTTGSGVHSLDSLGVRVMKAFETGGSAPADDSDVQVPPNDPSFRLQWNLQDKAEFGLHTEGAWRLWTGEKRPMVIAVIDSGCDLDHPDLRANKWQNPGEICDDNIDNDGNGFVDDCHGWDFASDRPDIRSDATGHGTGAAGVLGATTNNLIGLAGVCWGCEIMCLKFIGGGQGTVSNQVQAIDYAVRMGAWISNNSYGGYGYSNLEFDAIRRAQTAGHLFVTSAGNHNLNTDLPQNDHTPSSYGLSNILSVGASTHFGRKAAFSNYGLTTVHIFAPGADIHTTEGLSGYSKVSGTSFACPHAAGVAGLVWSAFPNLTYRQVKQALIDGCKASVHLTSLAECGGILDAHKSLYIAVAPIPAGSTTQEGVHQQADLETVSRGSLLPDVARGIVSSLSGQPPFISVRTMSHESVGDFIPASPPNEDSYRHTREHVAGYLEKGTELQAHPPYFVPDKRHEPLAESRQAKLNTPLLQMSAVNAVDRPADSEQHETSTPNRFDGVSASRWDPSQSSGSVNAHDTTKLSVPISDGEPAPYLDEETWRAEPPQSFSLFNEKFLPQDRTATAISFKDDVGGDSRNVGPRGQATGPDSKNSNTGENEEHSPQGNPGGKKPEGIYSRASPEREGARSATVQENAASSRLTARKSSTLQAFFLQDGFSPLLLLGRDLLTFGGLLTTAPPRTN; the protein is encoded by the exons ATGTTCTGCGAGCGCTTTCTTCCCCTCTACGTGGGAAGCCGGAAGCCACCACATATGTATTGCAACGACGGGAAATGCGTGGGAATTCGTCAGCGGACGATAATGCAGTGGTCGGTGATATTTCTCGTACTCTGCAGTTGGGTCACAGTCCTTGCGACTGGGGCGAGAGAGTCTGCAGCTTCGGAGGCAAGAGCGAAAGAGACACCAGCATCAGCTCCATCGACCGGAACTGCAGTGCTGGCCCACGATACGCTGACATCAAACATTGCTGCGGATCAAGATGATATAGATAAATCTTACTACTCCACCACACCCACGGATGCGCGCGTTTCCGAGGTGCCAGACGTCGGGACCGGCGAGTCGCCCTTGGACGCCGACGAAGCTCCCAATCCAAAGAAAGTTGCCTCGCAGATTCGGTTTCTCCGAGGAGCAAGAAAAACTAGCAGACGTGTCGTACTTAGCTACGCTCTGTCCGGTTGCCCACCTGAAAAACTGGAAGTGGGCCGGGCTCCTGAGCGTCAGCCGTCTCTGTATGGGCAAGAAGCCAGCAATCGTACGGTTAACCTCCTGAAGGATAGGATATCGTCGCTACTGCATGCAAAACAGACAAGAAAAGAGGTTGAATCTGTTCATTCAAAACCCCGTGAGGAGATCCTCGGTTATGGACAGGATCATCATGTCAGTTTGAGGGTCACAGTCGAGATGGAGACTCGATATTTATCTTCTCTGCAGATGGAAGTGATTAAGACCATACCAGAAGGAGTCACGGATGATGAGGTCATATCAATCGCCCGCGATCTACCATGCGTCGAGAAGGCATACCATGACTCTTTGAAGTTTTCTGAACAGTATTTGCGGCGCCCGGGTGCTGCCAACTCTGACAAGAGCACTGTAGAGGCGGAAGGGGTACCGTTTCTTCATCAGCTGCATACGACGGGGTCTGGTGTTCATTCCCTCGACTCCCTGGGTGTGCGCGTTATGAAAGCGTTCGAAACTGGGGGCAGTGCGCCAGCTGATGACTCTGATGTCCAGGTTCCTCCGAATGATCCAAGTTTCCGTCTCCAGTGGAACCTTCAGGATAAGGCAGAGTTTGGTCTGCACACTGAGGGAGCCTGGCGGCTGTGGACAGGAGAAAAGCGCCCAATGGTCATTGCCGTGATTGATAGTGGCTGTGACCTTGATCATCCCGACCTTCGGGCAAACAAGTGGCAGAATCCTGGTGAAATCTGCGACGACAATATTGATAACGATGGAAACGGTTTCGTTGATGACTGCCATGGGTGG GATTTTGCATCGGATCGTCCTGACATCCGCTCAGATGCCACTGGTCATGGAACAGGAGCTGCAGGGGTCCTCGGTGCGACGACGAACAACTTGATAGGCCTGGCTGGAGTGTGCTGGGGTTGCGAGATCATGTGTCTCAAATTCATTGGTGGTGGCCAGGGAACAGTTAGCAATCAAGTCCAAGCTATTGATTACGCTGTGCGAATGGGAGCGTGGATCAGTAATAACTCCTACGGCGGCTACGG GTATTCGAACCTCGAGTTCGACGCTATCCGGCGAGCACAGACCGCAGGACACCTGTTTGTCACTTCTGCAGGCAACCACAATCTGAATACGGATCTGCCGCA GAACGACCATACTCCTTCGAGTTATGGCCTCTCGAACATCTTGAGTGTCGGCGCATCGACGCACTTCGGCAGAAAAGCAGCCTTTTCCAACTATGGGCTGACAACGGTTCACATTTTTGCTCCTGGAGCAG ATATTCACACGACGGAAGGACTATCAGGGTACTCAAAAGTCAGTGGGACCTCCTTCGCCTGTCCGCATGCTGCTGGGGTGGCTGGCTTGGTGTGGTCAGCGTTTCCCAATCTAACTTATCGTCAAGTCAAACAGGCCCTTATAGATGGCTGCAAGGCAAGTGTGCATCTTACGTCACTTGCTGAATGCGGAGGAATCCTTGATGCCCACAAATCTTTGTACATTGCCG TTGCTCCAATACCCGCCGGATCTACAACGCAAGAAGGGGTCCATCAGCAAGCTGATCTCGAAACGGTATCCAGGGGATCCCTACTGCCTGATGTGGCTAGAGGCATTGTGTCTTCTTTATCGGGCCAGCCACCCTTTATTTCAGTTCGTACAATGTCGCACGAGAGTGTAGGCGACTTCATACCTGCAAGTCCTCCGAATGAGGATAGCTACCGCCACACACGCGAGCACGTAGCCGGCTACCTAGAGAAGGGAACAGAACTACAGGCGCATCCGCCATACTTCGTCCCCGACAAGAGACACGAGCCGCTCGCAGAATCCCGTCAAGCTAAATTGAACACCCCTTTGCTTCAGATGTCGGCGGTCAATGCAGTAGACAGGCCGGCTGATTCAGAGCAACACGAAACCTCGACGCCAAACAGGTTTGATGGTGTATCGGCGTCAAGGTGGGATCCCTCGCAATCGTCCGGCTCAGTTAATGCCCATGACACAACCAAGCTTAGTGTTCCCATAAGTGATGGAGAACCGGCTCCGTATCTGGATGAAGAAACCTGGCGAGCTGAGCCGCCTCAGTCCTTTTCTTTGTTCAATGAAAAGTTCCTGCCCCAGGATAGAACAGCTACGGCTATCTCCTTCAAAGATGACGTaggaggagacagccggAACGTAGGCCCGCGCGGGCAAGCTACCGGGCCAGACTCAAAAAATTCAAACACAGGTGAAAACGAAGAGCATTCTCCACAAGGGAACCCGGGTGGGAAGAAACCCGAGGGCATCTACAGTCGCGCCAGCCCAGAAAGGGAAGGCGCAAGGAGTGCAACTGTGCAAGAGAATGCGGCTTCGAGCCGCCTGACGGCAAGGAAAAGTAGCACCTTACAAGCGTTTTTTCTGCAAGATGGATTTTCTCCCCTGCTCCTCCTCGGAAGAGACCTGCTAACGTTTGGCGGTCTGCTGAcgacggcgcctcctcgtacAAACTGA